A genomic segment from Necator americanus strain Aroian chromosome III, whole genome shotgun sequence encodes:
- a CDS encoding hypothetical protein (NECATOR_CHRIII.G11190.T2), translating into MVCHNKDLYAEIDVVYRRMTRGRCQHLALSSKVAKVNRLRFFGHILRRPADRLVQSVLRSFVDRQFRQDVVFRRIWNSDEWIDSVQDLAEDREGWAELCSRTAHLGEDAGNRVRR; encoded by the coding sequence ATGGTATGTCACAataaagatctttacgcagaaattgatgtagtataccggcggatgacacgtggaagatgccaacatcttgcactgtcatcgaaagtggctaaagtaaatcgtcttcgcttctttggtcatatattaaggagaccggcagatcgccttgttcaaagTGTTCTGAGGAGTTTTGTGGATAGACAGTTCAGGCAAGACGTAgtgtttcgcagaatatggaatagcgacgaatggattgattctgtgcaagatctcgcagaagatcgagaaggttgggcagagctgtgttcaaggacggcacacctcggcgaagatgcgggtaatcgcgtcaggcgatga
- a CDS encoding hypothetical protein (NECATOR_CHRIII.G11192.T2), translating into MRVPSQSASRKLQGKRSRFYYHGRSLPLHLRKQNPILYVSRTALVTSTRRSVLEGSCVVNCKDGDKEWTSRAMEFGKAWEDRNPRKAYALLKQYSGKMKRCFPVLNTANGVAVAEATLPIWKEHFKTLLNRLAPSAPELEHVHRPTYAVNEELPTEWEVLVCTQEMKNGKSGGDDGISAEMLKYLPPSGIREMTKIIRSIWIDEKIPDSWRHAIIIPLHKKLSVTDPRNYRGISLLRVV; encoded by the coding sequence ATGCGggttccttcacaaagtgcatccaggaagctgcaagggaaacgctcccggttctattaccacggaagaagtttgcctttgcatctgcgaaaacaaaatccaattctgtatgtgtcgcgcacagcgctggtgacttcaaccaggagaagcgtcttagaaggaagctgcgtcgtcaactgcaaagacGGCGATAaggagtggacgtcaagagcgatggaatttgggaaggcgtgggaggacaggaacccgcggaaggcctatgctctactaaaacagtatagcggcaaaatgaaaagatgtttccctgtcctcaacactgccaatggggtagctgtcgctgaagcaacccttccaatttggaaggaacacttcaagaccttgctgaaccggctagcaccgtccgctcctgaactcgagcacgttcatagaccgacatatgcggttaacgaggagctaCCGACCGAGtgggaggttctggtctgtactcaagaaatgaagaatggaaaatctggtggagacgacgggattagcgcagaaatgctaaaatatcttcctccgtctgggattcgtgagatgacaaagatcatccgttcaatctggatagacgaaaagatacctgactcgtggaggcacgctatcataattcccctacacaagaagctatccgtcacggaccctaggaattatcgaggaatctctttgctgcgggTTGTGTag
- a CDS encoding hypothetical protein (NECATOR_CHRIII.G11190.T1) translates to MTRGRCQHLALSSKVAKVNRLRFFGHILRRPADRLVQSVLRSFVDRQFRQDVVFRRIWNSDEWIDSVQDLAEDREGWAELCSRTAHLGEDAGNRVRR, encoded by the coding sequence atgacacgtggaagatgccaacatcttgcactgtcatcgaaagtggctaaagtaaatcgtcttcgcttctttggtcatatattaaggagaccggcagatcgccttgttcaaagTGTTCTGAGGAGTTTTGTGGATAGACAGTTCAGGCAAGACGTAgtgtttcgcagaatatggaatagcgacgaatggattgattctgtgcaagatctcgcagaagatcgagaaggttgggcagagctgtgttcaaggacggcacacctcggcgaagatgcgggtaatcgcgtcaggcgatga
- a CDS encoding hypothetical protein (NECATOR_CHRIII.G11191.T1) yields the protein MQLAFLDFEDFDSPHRGRLLNALRADVEPGKFVRLLDDMNQRTTAAVRTPAGCTTPFEVVTGVRQGAVAGPFLFHFAIDDMRRTVDQCTADIVLAPSGCPLTDLECSDDVVIFAESRTRLQHVANLVSKLAAAYGLRVRRDKCKQMWISSRPRTEVRVDGQPVALVDQFCCLACTLKNNGSYERDVEQRCAKATSAFKSLTKCLWSTPSPTKSSCESTCPQFTPS from the coding sequence atgcaactagcgtttctggactttgaagacttcgactctcctcaccgaggccgtcttctcaacgctcTCCGCGCCGATGTAgaaccaggaaagttcgttcgcttgcttgatgacatgaatcaacgaacaactgctgcagttcgaacaccagccggatgtacaacaccgttcgaagtggtaactggagtaagacaaggggcggtggcaggacccttcctgttccatttcgccatcgacgacatgcgaagaacagtcgaccagtgtactgccgacattgtcttagcaccatcggggtgccccttgactgatctaGAGTGctccgacgatgttgttatattcgcggaaagcagaacaagacttcaacatgttgccaaccttgtatcgaagctggctgcagcctatggactacgtgtACGCcgtgataaatgcaagcagatgtggatctcttcgagacctcgaacggaagtcagggtggacggacaaccggtAGCACTCGTCGATCAGTTCTGTTGCCTGGCCTGTACGttaaagaacaacggcagctacgagagagatgttgagcaaagatgcgctaaggccacttctgcattcaagtccttaacgaaatgcctgtggtcgaccccatcaccaacgaaatcaagctgcgagtctacctgtCCGCAATTCACCCCGTCATAA
- a CDS encoding hypothetical protein (NECATOR_CHRIII.G11192.T1), with protein MNEEQNSANVYVYSMCILCVLYLFYVSIQGQEERSLAMRVPSQSASRKLQGKRSRFYYHGRSLPLHLRKQNPILYVSRTALVTSTRRSVLEGSCVVNCKDGDKEWTSRAMEFGKAWEDRNPRKAYALLKQYSGKMKRCFPVLNTANGVAVAEATLPIWKEHFKTLLNRLAPSAPELEHVHRPTYAVNEELPTEWEVLVCTQEMKNGKSGGDDGISAEMLKYLPPSGIREMTKIIRSIWIDEKIPDSWRHAIIIPLHKKLSVTDPRNYRGISLLRVV; from the coding sequence atgaatgaagaacaaaattccgccaacgtctATGTCTATTCAATGTGTATTCTATGTGTATTGTATCTATTCTATGTGTCTATTCAAGGACAGGAAGAAAGAAGCTTAGCAATGCGggttccttcacaaagtgcatccaggaagctgcaagggaaacgctcccggttctattaccacggaagaagtttgcctttgcatctgcgaaaacaaaatccaattctgtatgtgtcgcgcacagcgctggtgacttcaaccaggagaagcgtcttagaaggaagctgcgtcgtcaactgcaaagacGGCGATAaggagtggacgtcaagagcgatggaatttgggaaggcgtgggaggacaggaacccgcggaaggcctatgctctactaaaacagtatagcggcaaaatgaaaagatgtttccctgtcctcaacactgccaatggggtagctgtcgctgaagcaacccttccaatttggaaggaacacttcaagaccttgctgaaccggctagcaccgtccgctcctgaactcgagcacgttcatagaccgacatatgcggttaacgaggagctaCCGACCGAGtgggaggttctggtctgtactcaagaaatgaagaatggaaaatctggtggagacgacgggattagcgcagaaatgctaaaatatcttcctccgtctgggattcgtgagatgacaaagatcatccgttcaatctggatagacgaaaagatacctgactcgtggaggcacgctatcataattcccctacacaagaagctatccgtcacggaccctaggaattatcgaggaatctctttgctgcgggTTGTGTag